From Afipia carboxidovorans OM5, one genomic window encodes:
- a CDS encoding alpha/beta fold hydrolase, which produces MPIEHFQFPGADGQLLSAALERPEEPPRAFALFAHCFTCSKDNLAASRIADGLVRRGFAVLRFDFTGLGNSEGEFANTNFSSNIADLVRAADHLRATHQAPALLIGHSLGGAAVLAAAEQIPEAKAVATIAAPADPNHVTGLFRDQVETIRSAGEAEVALAGRPFRIKRAFLDDVAAYRLAGHIANLRRALLIFHAPTDDTVGIDNATQIFVAAKHPKSFISLAGADHLLTRRKDALYVADMIAVWAARYLDAAAAPPAEADAETDGVTVQETGAGRYQQRVTTGRHMFIADEPVAVGGLDSGPGPYDLLLAGLGACTSMTMRMYAERKALPLDRVSVQLKHTRVHAKDCAECETRDGMISRIERVITIEGALNDEQRGRLMEIADKCPVHRTLTSEIDIVTRAAD; this is translated from the coding sequence TTGCCGATCGAGCATTTCCAGTTTCCCGGCGCAGACGGCCAGCTTCTATCCGCCGCGCTTGAGCGTCCCGAAGAACCACCACGCGCCTTCGCGCTGTTCGCGCACTGCTTCACCTGCAGCAAGGACAACCTCGCCGCGAGCCGCATTGCCGACGGCCTGGTCCGGCGCGGCTTCGCGGTACTGCGTTTCGACTTCACCGGGCTCGGCAACAGCGAGGGCGAGTTCGCCAACACCAACTTCTCCTCGAACATCGCCGATCTCGTGCGCGCGGCCGACCATCTACGCGCGACGCATCAGGCGCCTGCGCTCCTGATCGGCCACAGCCTGGGCGGCGCGGCGGTGCTTGCGGCGGCAGAGCAGATTCCCGAAGCGAAGGCAGTCGCCACTATCGCGGCGCCCGCCGATCCGAATCATGTGACGGGTCTGTTCCGCGATCAGGTCGAGACGATTCGCAGCGCAGGCGAGGCGGAGGTCGCGCTGGCGGGCCGCCCGTTCAGGATCAAGCGCGCATTTCTCGACGACGTTGCGGCCTATCGGCTAGCCGGCCACATCGCGAACCTGCGCCGCGCGCTGCTCATTTTCCATGCGCCGACCGACGACACCGTCGGCATCGACAACGCGACGCAAATCTTTGTCGCGGCCAAGCATCCGAAAAGCTTCATCTCGCTCGCGGGTGCCGATCATCTCCTGACCCGGCGCAAGGATGCGCTCTATGTCGCCGACATGATCGCGGTATGGGCCGCGCGTTATCTCGATGCGGCGGCCGCGCCGCCGGCCGAAGCCGATGCAGAGACGGACGGCGTCACCGTGCAGGAAACGGGCGCGGGACGATACCAGCAACGCGTCACGACAGGGCGTCATATGTTCATTGCCGACGAGCCGGTCGCGGTCGGTGGCCTCGACAGCGGCCCCGGCCCGTATGATCTCCTGCTCGCGGGTTTGGGCGCCTGCACCTCGATGACGATGCGGATGTATGCCGAGCGCAAAGCGCTGCCGCTCGACCGCGTCAGCGTGCAGTTGAAGCACACGCGCGTTCACGCCAAGGACTGCGCCGAGTGCGAAACCAGGGACGGCATGATCAGCCGGATCGAGCGCGTCATTACCATTGAGGGCGCGCTCAATGACGAACAGCGCGGCAGACTGATGGAGATCGCCGACAAATGCCCGGTGCATCGCACGCTGACATCGGAGATCGATATCGTCACCCGCGCGGCGGATTAG
- a CDS encoding YggT family protein, whose amino-acid sequence MRAVLDIILIILDLYVWLLIAAAILSWLIAFNVVNTRNQFVGAVAEFLYKITEPVLRPIRNLMPNFGGLDISPIIVILIIMFLQRVITYYIYPNVI is encoded by the coding sequence ATGCGCGCTGTTCTCGATATCATCCTCATCATTCTCGATCTTTACGTCTGGCTGTTGATCGCCGCCGCCATCCTGTCCTGGCTGATCGCATTCAACGTCGTGAACACGCGAAACCAGTTCGTCGGCGCCGTCGCTGAATTTCTCTACAAGATCACCGAGCCGGTGCTGCGGCCGATCCGCAATCTGATGCCGAATTTCGGCGGCCTCGATATCTCGCCGATCATCGTCATCCTCATCATCATGTTTCTCCAGCGGGTCATCACCTATTACATCTATCCGAACGTGATCTGA
- a CDS encoding DUF167 domain-containing protein — protein MTDPWRYATHGVMVAVRVTPRGGRDAVDGIEMLANGKSVVKVRVRVAAEGGEANRAVTELFAGLLRVPKSKVKVASGVTSRIKQIAIEGDPKQLGEALKAATSIES, from the coding sequence GTGACGGACCCTTGGCGCTACGCGACGCATGGCGTGATGGTCGCGGTGCGGGTCACGCCGCGCGGCGGGCGCGATGCGGTGGATGGCATCGAGATGCTCGCCAATGGAAAATCCGTCGTCAAGGTACGCGTGCGGGTCGCTGCAGAAGGTGGTGAAGCCAATCGCGCGGTAACCGAATTGTTCGCGGGCCTGCTGCGCGTTCCGAAAAGCAAAGTGAAGGTGGCGTCCGGCGTGACCTCGCGCATCAAGCAGATCGCGATCGAGGGCGACCCCAAACAACTTGGCGAGGCCTTGAAGGCCGCCACATCAATTGAGAGCTGA
- the folD gene encoding bifunctional methylenetetrahydrofolate dehydrogenase/methenyltetrahydrofolate cyclohydrolase FolD: MPATRIDGKAIAAKLREDVAAEVARLKRDHDLTPGLAVVLIGNDPASEVYVGSKTKQTVAAGMASFEHKLAADTPQAQVLALIARLNRDPAVHGILVQLPLPKGLDATIIVNAIDPAKDVDGLHPVNAGRLASGLPALTPCTPLGCIILAKTVHASLEGMNAIVLGRSNLVGRPLVQLLLNENATVTIAHSRTRNLPALCRQADLVFAAVGRPEMVKGDWIKPGATVIDVGINRLPGEGGKSRLVGDVAYAEAMEVAGAVTPVPGGVGQMTVACLLVNTVRAACAIKGLSAPSV, from the coding sequence ATGCCGGCTACGAGGATCGACGGAAAGGCTATTGCGGCGAAGCTGCGCGAGGATGTGGCGGCGGAAGTGGCGCGATTGAAGCGCGATCACGATCTGACGCCCGGCCTTGCCGTGGTGCTGATCGGCAACGATCCGGCGAGCGAAGTCTATGTCGGCAGCAAGACCAAGCAGACGGTGGCTGCGGGCATGGCGTCCTTCGAGCACAAGCTTGCCGCCGACACGCCGCAGGCCCAGGTGCTGGCCTTGATCGCGCGGTTGAACCGCGATCCCGCCGTGCATGGCATTCTGGTGCAATTGCCGCTCCCAAAGGGGCTCGATGCGACCATCATCGTCAACGCCATCGATCCGGCCAAGGATGTCGATGGGCTGCATCCGGTCAACGCCGGGCGGCTGGCGAGCGGTCTGCCGGCGCTGACGCCTTGCACGCCGCTCGGCTGCATCATTCTCGCCAAGACCGTGCACGCCTCGCTTGAGGGCATGAATGCCATCGTGCTCGGGCGCTCGAATCTGGTCGGCCGTCCGCTGGTGCAGTTGCTGCTCAACGAGAACGCGACCGTGACGATCGCGCATTCGCGCACGCGCAATCTGCCCGCGCTGTGCCGTCAGGCAGATCTGGTGTTTGCCGCGGTCGGACGGCCGGAGATGGTGAAGGGCGACTGGATCAAGCCGGGCGCGACGGTGATCGATGTCGGTATCAATCGCCTGCCGGGCGAGGGCGGCAAGAGTCGTCTTGTTGGTGATGTCGCCTATGCCGAGGCAATGGAGGTTGCGGGCGCGGTGACGCCGGTGCCGGGTGGCGTCGGGCAGATGACGGTTGCCTGCCTGCTCGTCAACACGGTGCGCGCGGCATGCGCGATCAAAGGTCTCTCCGCGCCGAGCGTGTAG
- the ppa gene encoding inorganic diphosphatase, with product MNIDAISVGANPPYEVNVIIEVPIGGEPIKYELDKTAGTLVVDRFLHTAMRYPGNYGFIPHTLSQDGDPCDVVITNTRAIVPGAVMAVRPVGVLLMEDEAGGDEKIVAVPVRRLTKRYNRIQTYSDLPEITLEQIQHFFEHYKDLEPGKWVKVLRWGGAEEAQSLILEGIERAKGK from the coding sequence ATGAATATCGACGCCATCTCGGTCGGGGCGAACCCGCCGTACGAAGTCAATGTTATCATCGAAGTCCCGATCGGGGGCGAGCCGATCAAGTACGAGCTCGACAAGACCGCAGGCACGCTGGTGGTCGACCGCTTCCTGCATACGGCAATGCGCTACCCCGGCAATTACGGTTTCATCCCGCATACGCTGTCGCAGGACGGTGATCCGTGCGACGTCGTCATCACCAACACCCGTGCGATCGTGCCGGGCGCCGTGATGGCCGTGCGGCCGGTCGGCGTCCTTCTGATGGAAGACGAGGCGGGCGGCGATGAGAAGATCGTCGCGGTGCCGGTGCGCCGGCTGACCAAGCGCTACAACCGCATCCAGACCTACAGCGACCTGCCGGAAATCACGCTCGAGCAGATCCAGCACTTCTTCGAGCACTACAAGGATCTCGAGCCCGGCAAGTGGGTCAAGGTGCTGCGCTGGGGCGGCGCGGAAGAGGCGCAGAGCCTCATCCTCGAAGGTATCGAGCGCGCCAAGGGAAAATAA
- a CDS encoding GNAT family N-acetyltransferase: protein MSTILIEVRPARTADASEIAATHDEAWRSAYQGIIPGPELEKLINRRGAQWWNGAIRKGSRISVLSFGDRIAGYANYGRNRARSLHFDGEIYELYLRPEFQGLGFGRRLFAAARRDLMQSGLKSMVIWALSDNDPAVGFYQSLGGRMVARSSEQFGPKALDKVAFAWGA from the coding sequence ATGAGCACGATCCTAATCGAAGTCCGACCGGCCCGGACAGCCGACGCCTCCGAGATTGCTGCCACCCATGACGAGGCGTGGCGCTCGGCCTATCAGGGTATTATTCCGGGCCCGGAGCTGGAAAAGCTCATCAACCGCCGCGGCGCGCAGTGGTGGAACGGCGCCATCCGCAAGGGCAGCCGCATCAGCGTGCTCTCGTTCGGCGACCGGATCGCAGGCTATGCCAATTACGGCCGCAACCGCGCCCGCAGCCTGCATTTCGACGGCGAAATCTACGAACTGTATCTGCGCCCGGAGTTCCAGGGCCTCGGCTTCGGCCGCCGGCTGTTCGCAGCCGCACGGCGTGACCTGATGCAGAGCGGGCTGAAGAGCATGGTGATCTGGGCGCTGTCGGACAACGATCCGGCGGTCGGCTTCTACCAGAGCCTTGGCGGCCGCATGGTGGCGCGTTCCTCCGAGCAGTTCGGACCGAAGGCGCTCGACAAGGTGGCTTTCGCCTGGGGCGCCTGA
- a CDS encoding flavin monoamine oxidase family protein — protein sequence MSLPSHIDVAIIGAGAAGLGAAHALRDHGLSVLVLEARDRLGGRAFTRTLANGVIFDVGCGWLHSANKNSFVPIARELGFVINTERPPWRQQTFDIAFPQTERDEFFTALDDFFDRALAATDEPDRAASDFLEPGNRWNAQIDAVSTYINGCELDQASVHDMAAYEDTEINWRVAKGYGALVTAYGTTCDVAFNTRVTLIDHSGPRLRLETSRGTLTADKTIVTIPTDLIASETIGFTPALPDKVNAAAGLPHGLADKVMLALERPDDLPPDGNLRGRSHTVKTGAYHLRPQGMACIEGYFAGTYARELEDAGEGALAQAAIEEIAGLLGNDFRKRLTPLSSSRWAHDTFARGSYSHALPGHAGDRAILAAPVDGRLFFAGEATSSHFFSTAHGARDSGARAAREVLGK from the coding sequence ATGTCCCTCCCCTCTCACATCGATGTCGCGATCATCGGCGCGGGAGCGGCAGGTCTTGGCGCGGCTCACGCCTTGCGTGACCATGGGTTGTCGGTTCTCGTGCTCGAAGCACGCGACCGCCTTGGCGGCCGCGCTTTCACGCGAACGCTCGCCAATGGCGTGATCTTCGACGTCGGCTGCGGCTGGCTGCACTCGGCCAATAAAAACTCCTTCGTGCCGATCGCACGCGAGCTCGGCTTCGTGATCAACACCGAACGCCCGCCGTGGCGGCAGCAGACGTTCGACATCGCCTTTCCGCAAACCGAGCGCGACGAATTCTTCACAGCGCTTGACGATTTTTTCGACCGCGCACTCGCCGCGACCGATGAGCCCGACCGCGCCGCGAGCGATTTCCTCGAGCCAGGCAATCGCTGGAATGCGCAGATCGATGCGGTCTCGACCTACATCAACGGCTGCGAACTCGATCAAGCCTCGGTGCATGACATGGCGGCCTATGAAGACACCGAGATCAACTGGCGCGTGGCGAAAGGCTATGGCGCGCTTGTCACGGCTTACGGCACGACCTGCGATGTCGCATTCAACACCCGCGTGACGTTGATCGATCATTCCGGCCCGCGGCTGCGACTTGAAACGTCGCGCGGCACGCTCACCGCGGACAAGACGATCGTCACGATTCCCACCGACCTCATCGCGAGCGAAACGATCGGCTTTACGCCTGCACTTCCCGACAAAGTGAACGCCGCTGCGGGTCTGCCGCACGGCCTTGCCGACAAGGTGATGCTCGCACTGGAGCGACCGGATGATCTGCCACCCGACGGCAATCTGCGCGGGCGCAGCCACACGGTGAAGACCGGCGCTTATCATCTGCGGCCGCAGGGCATGGCGTGCATCGAAGGCTACTTTGCAGGCACGTACGCGCGCGAACTGGAAGACGCGGGTGAAGGCGCGCTGGCGCAAGCGGCAATCGAGGAAATCGCGGGCCTGCTCGGCAATGATTTTCGAAAACGCCTCACGCCGCTATCATCATCGCGCTGGGCGCACGACACTTTCGCGCGCGGCTCCTACTCGCATGCACTGCCGGGACACGCCGGCGATCGCGCCATTCTCGCAGCACCCGTCGACGGGCGGCTGTTCTTTGCCGGCGAAGCGACGTCGTCGCACTTCTTCTCGACCGCCCATGGTGCGCGCGACAGCGGGGCACGTGCGGCTCGCGAAGTGCTCGGCAAATAG
- the typA gene encoding translational GTPase TypA gives MNLRNIAIIAHVDHGKTTLVDKLLQQAGTYRENQRITERVMDSNDIEKERGITILAKCTSVHWGDTQINIVDTPGHADFGGEVERILSMVDGVIVLVDAAEGPMPQTKFVVGKALKLGLKPIVAINKVDRPDARVTEVLNEVFDLFAALDATDEQLDFPILYGSGKNGWMGTSEDDNTNGMKPLFELVLKHVAQPVVEAGPFRLLGTILEANPYLGRIITGRIASGSVKPNQSVKVLSRDGKVVETGRISKILAFRGIERQPIELAEAGDIVAIAGLTKGTVADTFCDPAVDLPLQAQPIDPPTVSMTFMVNNSPIAGTEGDKVTSRLIRDRLLREAEGNVALRVVEAADKDSMEVSGRGELQLAILIENMRREGFELAVSRPRVVLTKSENGQPQEPIEEVVIDVDEEFSGIVVQKMSERRAEMIEMKPSGGNRLRLVFYAPTRGLIGYQSELLTDTRGTAIMNRLFHGYAAYKGEIAGRRNGVLISNDQGEAVAYAMWKLEDRGPMMIEPGWRVYRGMIVGEHTRENDLEINVLKGKQLTNIRTTSKDEAVRLTPPIKMTLEKALSYIEDDELVEITPKSIRLRKRHLDPNERKRAEKAKEALAS, from the coding sequence ATGAACCTGCGTAATATCGCGATCATCGCGCACGTCGACCATGGCAAAACCACGCTGGTGGACAAGTTGCTCCAGCAGGCAGGCACCTACCGCGAGAACCAGCGCATCACCGAGCGCGTGATGGACTCGAACGACATCGAAAAAGAGCGCGGCATCACCATTCTTGCCAAGTGCACCTCGGTGCACTGGGGCGACACCCAGATCAACATCGTCGACACGCCCGGCCACGCCGATTTCGGTGGCGAGGTCGAGCGCATCCTCTCGATGGTCGACGGCGTGATCGTGCTGGTCGACGCCGCCGAAGGCCCGATGCCGCAAACCAAGTTCGTGGTCGGCAAGGCACTCAAGCTTGGCCTCAAGCCGATCGTCGCCATCAACAAGGTCGACCGCCCCGACGCGCGCGTCACCGAAGTTCTCAACGAAGTGTTCGACCTGTTCGCCGCGCTCGATGCAACCGACGAGCAGCTCGATTTCCCGATCCTCTACGGCTCCGGCAAGAACGGCTGGATGGGCACGAGCGAGGACGACAACACCAATGGCATGAAGCCGCTGTTCGAGCTTGTGCTGAAGCACGTCGCGCAGCCCGTCGTCGAGGCAGGCCCGTTCCGTCTGCTCGGCACCATTCTCGAAGCCAACCCCTATCTCGGCCGCATCATCACCGGCCGCATCGCCTCGGGCTCGGTGAAGCCGAACCAGTCGGTGAAGGTACTCTCCCGCGACGGCAAAGTCGTCGAGACCGGACGCATCTCGAAGATCCTCGCGTTCCGCGGCATCGAGCGGCAACCGATCGAGCTCGCGGAAGCTGGCGATATCGTCGCCATCGCCGGTCTCACCAAGGGCACCGTTGCCGACACCTTCTGCGATCCTGCTGTCGATCTTCCGCTGCAGGCGCAGCCGATAGACCCGCCGACCGTGTCGATGACCTTCATGGTCAACAATTCGCCGATCGCCGGTACCGAAGGCGATAAGGTGACGAGCCGTCTGATCCGCGACCGTCTGTTGCGCGAGGCCGAGGGCAATGTCGCGCTGCGCGTGGTGGAAGCCGCCGACAAGGACTCGATGGAAGTCTCCGGCCGCGGTGAATTGCAGCTCGCGATCCTGATCGAGAACATGCGCCGCGAAGGCTTTGAGCTTGCCGTGTCGCGCCCGCGCGTGGTGCTGACCAAGAGCGAGAACGGCCAGCCTCAGGAGCCGATCGAGGAAGTCGTGATCGACGTCGATGAGGAATTCTCCGGCATCGTCGTGCAGAAGATGAGCGAGCGCAGAGCCGAGATGATCGAGATGAAGCCGTCCGGCGGCAATCGCCTGCGGCTCGTGTTCTACGCGCCGACCCGCGGCCTGATCGGCTACCAGAGCGAACTGCTCACCGACACCCGCGGCACCGCGATCATGAACCGCCTGTTCCACGGCTATGCCGCCTACAAGGGCGAGATTGCCGGCCGCCGCAACGGTGTGTTGATCTCGAACGATCAGGGCGAAGCCGTTGCCTATGCGATGTGGAAGCTGGAAGACCGCGGCCCGATGATGATCGAGCCCGGCTGGCGCGTCTATCGCGGCATGATCGTCGGCGAGCATACCCGCGAGAACGATCTTGAGATCAACGTGCTCAAGGGCAAGCAGCTCACCAACATCCGCACCACCTCGAAGGACGAGGCTGTGCGTCTCACGCCGCCAATCAAGATGACGCTGGAAAAGGCGCTGTCCTATATCGAGGACGACGAGCTGGTGGAAATTACGCCGAAGTCGATCCGGCTGCGCAAGCGCCACCTTGACCCGAACGAGCGCAAGCGCGCCGAGAAGGCCAAGGAAGCGCTCGCGAGCTGA
- a CDS encoding TAXI family TRAP transporter solute-binding subunit: protein MARNDLSTQPASQSHGISSARTRRRERALLMVIAAILALFAVAGGITYYMLRPVTLHIAVGPPNSDDVKVVQALSQAFSRDRAAIRLRPVITEGAAESAADLAQGKIDLAIVRGDVDLPKNAGMVAYLRKNFVVIWVPNDAGKKPKITSIKQLAGKTIGVVGRTKANVNLLHVILDQSGVAPDSVTVSQFPTAGISEALRATKLDAYMAVGPLNSRITAEAIAATSRPGIEPRFLSLETAEAIAQKYAPYDSGEIPAGTFNTSPPRPNATLSTITVGHYFAARRSLSDTKVATFARQLFGARQAILNEFPQSAKIETPDTDKDAAIPAHPGAAAFVDGEERSFLDKYSDYIWGIIMLLSVAGSLGAWFSGHIHRDERVTNSGLRERLLEMLTAARTSDSIEELDAMQAEADVIMRDTLHCFEDGIIEEGSLTAFSIALEQFHNAVADRKMFLINLPEKTWTGRPPSPAQVA from the coding sequence ATGGCAAGAAACGATCTTTCGACGCAGCCAGCCTCACAATCCCACGGGATATCGTCGGCGCGGACGCGCCGGCGTGAGCGCGCGCTTCTGATGGTGATCGCTGCGATCCTTGCGCTGTTCGCCGTTGCCGGCGGCATCACCTATTACATGCTGCGGCCGGTGACGCTGCACATCGCCGTCGGGCCGCCGAACAGCGATGACGTCAAGGTCGTTCAAGCCCTGAGCCAGGCCTTTTCGCGCGACCGCGCGGCGATCCGCCTGCGCCCGGTGATCACCGAGGGCGCGGCCGAGAGTGCCGCCGACCTCGCGCAGGGCAAGATCGATCTCGCGATCGTGCGCGGCGACGTCGACCTGCCGAAGAATGCGGGCATGGTCGCCTATCTGCGCAAAAACTTCGTCGTGATCTGGGTGCCGAACGACGCCGGCAAGAAGCCGAAGATCACCAGCATCAAACAGCTTGCCGGCAAGACCATCGGCGTGGTCGGCCGCACAAAGGCGAACGTCAATCTGCTGCACGTCATCCTAGATCAATCGGGCGTCGCGCCTGACAGCGTGACCGTCTCCCAGTTCCCGACAGCGGGCATCTCGGAGGCGCTGCGTGCGACCAAGCTCGACGCCTATATGGCGGTCGGCCCGCTCAACAGCCGCATCACCGCAGAAGCGATTGCGGCCACCTCACGCCCGGGCATTGAGCCGCGCTTCCTCTCGCTCGAGACTGCGGAAGCGATTGCGCAGAAATACGCGCCCTACGATTCCGGCGAGATTCCCGCGGGCACCTTCAACACCTCGCCGCCGCGGCCGAACGCGACCCTCTCCACGATTACTGTCGGCCATTACTTCGCGGCGAGACGCTCGCTCTCCGATACAAAGGTCGCGACCTTTGCCCGGCAATTGTTCGGCGCGCGGCAGGCGATCCTCAATGAGTTCCCGCAATCGGCCAAGATCGAGACGCCCGACACCGACAAGGATGCGGCCATCCCCGCCCACCCCGGCGCGGCAGCCTTCGTGGACGGCGAGGAACGCAGCTTCCTCGACAAATACAGCGATTACATCTGGGGCATCATCATGCTGCTGTCGGTGGCAGGCTCGCTCGGCGCCTGGTTCTCCGGCCACATTCACCGGGACGAGCGCGTCACCAATTCGGGGCTGCGCGAGCGGCTTCTTGAAATGCTCACCGCCGCGCGCACCAGCGATTCCATCGAGGAACTCGACGCCATGCAGGCGGAGGCCGATGTCATCATGCGTGACACCCTGCACTGCTTCGAGGATGGCATCATCGAGGAAGGCTCGCTGACGGCGTTCAGCATCGCCCTGGAACAGTTCCATAACGCAGTCGCCGACCGGAAGATGTTCCTCATCAACCTGCCGGAGAAGACATGGACCGGGCGGCCGCCAAGCCCCGCCCAGGTGGCTTAG
- a CDS encoding 4a-hydroxytetrahydrobiopterin dehydratase, translating into MGDLLSDEARRAALVELPGWREADGGKAFTRTFTFRNFNEAFGFMTRAALVAEKNDHHPDWRNVYKTVEVNLSTHDAGGITARDVALAKKMNEIAARFGI; encoded by the coding sequence ATGGGCGATCTGCTTTCAGACGAGGCACGACGTGCAGCGTTGGTGGAGCTTCCAGGCTGGCGCGAGGCCGATGGCGGCAAGGCGTTCACCCGGACGTTCACCTTCCGCAACTTCAACGAAGCCTTCGGTTTCATGACCCGCGCGGCGCTTGTGGCGGAAAAGAACGATCACCATCCGGACTGGCGCAATGTCTACAAGACCGTCGAGGTGAACCTTTCGACCCATGACGCAGGTGGTATCACCGCGCGCGACGTCGCGCTCGCCAAAAAAATGAACGAGATCGCGGCCCGGTTCGGCATCTAG
- a CDS encoding YkvA family protein has protein sequence MTQTEHSIDLDTKALVNDPERLRESFWIKLKRVAAKVPFAEDLLAAYYCAFDRETPRHVQVALLGAIAYFVLPLDFMPDVLPVLGFTDDAAVLATAIRLVSSHITSDHRQAAHAALHRGIAEDEA, from the coding sequence ATGACGCAGACCGAACACAGCATCGATCTCGACACCAAGGCGCTGGTGAACGATCCCGAGCGCCTGCGTGAGAGCTTCTGGATCAAGCTGAAGCGGGTCGCCGCGAAAGTGCCGTTCGCGGAGGATCTGCTGGCGGCCTATTACTGCGCGTTCGACCGCGAGACGCCGCGCCATGTCCAGGTGGCGCTTCTCGGCGCCATCGCCTATTTCGTGCTGCCGCTCGATTTCATGCCGGACGTCCTGCCGGTGCTTGGCTTCACTGACGATGCCGCGGTGCTTGCGACCGCGATCCGGCTCGTTTCGAGCCACATCACCTCCGATCACCGCCAGGCTGCGCATGCCGCGCTTCATCGCGGAATCGCGGAGGATGAGGCGTAA
- a CDS encoding invasion associated locus B family protein, with protein sequence MRAPVIAMALIGWMTMPVSAQTQSPKAKAAPKAAPAKSGKAAPAAKSNAKPASPKLAAGGAEPTLVGQYANWGAYVAAPGGKKVCFALAKPSSSKTNPPNRPRDPAYVFVSTRPAEKVTNEVSVMMGYPLKSGADGSFAIGSANYAMYAQGDGLWIKNAAEEDRLIDAMRKGADATVKATSSKGTETTDVFSLKGLSQALDKVAQECKR encoded by the coding sequence ATGCGGGCACCTGTGATCGCAATGGCGCTCATCGGATGGATGACCATGCCTGTCTCGGCGCAAACCCAGTCTCCCAAGGCCAAGGCGGCCCCAAAGGCGGCCCCGGCAAAATCCGGCAAGGCTGCGCCGGCCGCGAAGTCGAATGCCAAGCCCGCGTCGCCGAAGCTGGCGGCGGGTGGTGCGGAACCCACTCTTGTCGGCCAGTACGCGAACTGGGGCGCCTATGTCGCGGCTCCGGGCGGCAAGAAGGTGTGCTTCGCCCTCGCCAAGCCCTCGTCGTCCAAAACCAATCCACCGAACCGCCCGCGCGATCCCGCCTATGTGTTCGTCTCGACCCGGCCCGCCGAGAAGGTGACGAACGAGGTATCGGTCATGATGGGCTACCCGCTCAAGTCCGGCGCGGATGGCTCGTTCGCGATCGGCAGCGCGAATTATGCGATGTATGCCCAAGGCGACGGGCTCTGGATCAAGAATGCCGCCGAGGAGGATCGCCTGATCGATGCGATGCGCAAGGGCGCGGACGCGACCGTCAAGGCCACCTCGTCAAAAGGCACCGAGACCACCGACGTGTTCTCGCTGAAGGGGCTGTCCCAGGCGCTCGATAAGGTCGCGCAGGAGTGCAAGCGCTAG